TCCATGACTTTGCTCCAGCCGACTTCTAATGCCCAACTCCTTCTTATTGCTAACCAGCATACTGAGGCTTTAGCACGATTGGAGCAGCTTCACCTACAGACTCAAGCCGACAATGCCCGCCACAATGCTCGCTTTGACAGTTTCATGGCACAGTACGACAGCGAGCGAAACTGGTACCTCCCCGATTGAGTTGGTATTTCCTATCTTCTCCTTTTCCTCCAGTTTTCCGTTTTTTGGAATTTGGCTTAAACTTCATAGGGAGGGGTGTGGGTCAAAGATAGGAAATGGGGCAACAATATGTGTAGTTATGTGGTTGTGTAGTATGTATTTATTGTTTgcatttttcttgttttaattgCAATTGTTACCTTTTGTTTTGACAACACGAACCAAACCTAATAGCCCGAGTATGTCCTAAGGCATCAATTGAGTCACATCATGCCAAAGTCTATAAGGAACGAACCAAATGGTGGCACGATAACACATTTCAAATTGGAGACAAAGTTCTTTTGTACAATTCACGAATGCGACTTTTTCCAGGGAAGCTAAAGAGTAAGTGGTACAGTCCATTCATTGTTACCGACGTATTCCCATCGACCGTCGTTTGAAATCAAGAAAGAGGGACATGATCCGTTCAAGGTGAATGGACAACGAATCAAGCACTTCGAGGAGGGCGTCTTGAATCTCAAAGCAATCACAGTAAAACTCCTAGATCCGCCTACAGCCGGATCTCAATCATCTCGATAAGTGCAAGTGGTACGGCTAGCTACGAGACGTTAAAATGCAAGCACTCATAGGATGCACCCCACTCTGGTCTCAAGTTGAACACAGATTTTGATTTGCATCTTGATTTGATTAATTTGTTTAGCAACTTACGAggaaaacaaactgaaagtgctCGAAAGAGCTTGAAAATGCCTAAAActtgtattttattttcttttgtctttTCGAGAGTGGCACAAAAACTATTTCAATGGCGATTTTGCACTCTTTGCTAGAACTTTGGCTTTGAAGTGGTTGATGCAGTTATTTTAATTCTTTCGGTGCTCAAACGAGAAGAAAAAAAGTGGGTTAAATGTTAGCGGGTTAAGAAAGAAAATTTGGTTAATAGTCTCAAATGGTTTTCTAGGGATTATGaaaaacaatataaaagaattaacCTAAGTGAGatcattttatcatttattgtCTTTATACCGAAATAGACGTACTTAACCTGGTATTTGGTGCAAACTCTACGACACAAGTGAAGTAAAAGCTCTCAAAATTGTGAAAATGTAGAGTTCTCATGTGAACTCTTTTTGGCTCAACATACTTCACCGTAattttaggtttatttgtgcGTTTAAGTTCCTTAGAATTCTCAATGATctatttttattgccttttcaagaTTAATTAGCAAAATAACTCATGAATTCGAAACTATTGAATTTGTTTTCCATTGGGTGCAAATTTTATCTATTCATAAAATTCCTATTTTCAGAATTATAACTAAAAATTTCAACCAAATCGATCCTTCACATCGAGGTATTTAGTTTTGAGGATAACTAAGCTAAAATTTCAAAGGTGACGATAGgtttattttggttcaatttatTCCGAGCTAAATTTATTATTcttactatttatttatttttaaataaaaacgcactatatgtaaaataaataaaaagaacacAAAGCTGTAAAAccacaaataaatataaatttcgaAATTGAAAGAATACATATAAACACGCCTACGAACACTAGTGCGAGGGTGTGCAACCCCTTCGCACGAACAAAAGGTTAACTAATTCCAAAGGTTCACGAAAAGAAATATAaacaaatgataaaataaaaagaaatataaacGAAAAACTGCAAACTAAGAAAACGTCCTTAATTTTCCGGTGGTTATGGTGGTGGCGGCCAATCGATATGGAAGTGTTGGCAAAAGGCGTTGGTGAAGGAGTTGAAGCTGGCATGGTGGGTTCTAGCTTCGGCGAAGTGTGCTTATGCTTCGGCTCTATCCCGTGCCTGATCAGCTTTAAGAACGTCCATCTGAgcattcatttgcatgaatgtGGTATGGTAGTCAAATGAAGGTTCGATGGGAATGTCGAATTCAAAATTACCGTCACCAAAATCACTGGTATCCATAGGAGTGCCACTCAAATCGTCTGCACCTCCATCCATCGTCCCATCTGCACCTTAACGTTCATGCCCCGATCCTTGGCCGTGATTAGCAGCGGCTGATGAAGTGTCGACCTCTGTTGGACGTTACAACCCCTTTAACATCTTGGCCTCGATCTTCTTTGGATCAAGTTTGGGGAGACTGTTAAAGAAGGTAGCTGGAAATACACTCTTGGCAAAAATGGTGACCAAGTGTTCGAGACCGAGTTTGGCTCGTTTCCGTTTGCACATTTGCAGGATGGCTTCTTCATCCAGTGggcaaagatcaaattaaaggTCGTTATGATAACAGTAAAGGCCAAGGAGCTCGGGTTGATTGATCTTATTAGTTTCCCATTTGCCGGAGAAAAAAATAAGCAATGAACTTGTAGAAGAGGTAGAGGACGGGGTATTTGATAAGGCTCGGGGAGAGGTTGCTAATGTTGTATAAGGCCCCTCCCGACATAGTCTCCTAAAATTCAGCTTGATTAACTCCTTTAGGCCACTTTTCAAGACCCGACCTTGTCTGTTTGGCGAAGGAGGTGCGGATCCAATCACTGTTGATGGAATATACTTGATTGTTGAGGCGCAATTCCAAGAAGGAGTTGTTGTCACGGGTCACCGACCGAAGGGTGGTGAAGAACTCAGTCACCAAGGTCGGGTAGATGTACCAACGGAAGTCGAACAGGGGACTACAACACATGTCTTCCAATTTCTGTGCAAAGAGCGCGAGAAGATCTTTCCGTAAGAGGAAACTATTGGTTTGACAAAAGTTTCCTCTTACAGAAAGATCTTCTCGCCCCCTTTGCACAAAAATTGGAAGACATAGGTTGGAGTTCCCTGTTCGACTTCCGTTGTTATGTCTACCCAACCTTGGTAACTGAGTTATTCACCACCCTTCGACCGGTGACCCGTGACAACAACTCCTCCTTGAAATTCCGCCTCAACAATCAAGTTCATTCCATCAACAGTGATTGGATCCGCACCACCTTCGCCAAACAGACAATGTCGGGTCTCGAAAAGTGGCCTAAAGGAGTTAACAAAGCTGAATTTTGGGAGACTATGTCGGGAGGGGCCTTATACAACATTAGCAACCTCTCCCCGGGCCTTATCAAATACTCTGTCCTCTACCTTTTCTACAAACTCATTGCTTATTTTTTCTCCGACAAAGCGgaaactaataaaatcaatcAACTCGAGCTCCTTGGCCTTTACTGTTATCATAACGACCTTTAGTTTGATCCTTCTCTACTGGTTGAAAAAACCCTTCTGCAAATGTATAAACGGAAACGAGCCAAACTCAGTCTCGGACACTTGGTCACTATCTTTGCCAAGAGTGTATTTCCTGCTACCTTCTTTGACAATCTCCCCAAACTTGACTCAAAGAAGATCGAGGCCAAAATGCTAAAAGGGTTGGAACGTCGTCGGCACTTCATCAGCCGTTGTTGCTGATCACAGTCAAGGATCGGGGCCTAAACATCAAGGTGCAAATGGAACGACGGATGGAGGTGCAGACGATTTGGGCGGCGCTCCTATTCGATATCTAGACTTAACCagttttattacttgataacgacaaGGTACACTTATCCTTAGTTGTAAAGTTGGAGTAGTTATCACCTCGAGTGCATCGCTACGCTTTCTCTCATCAACTAGTCGAGGATTCCCCTTCCCCGCGAAGAAGGGGACAAATTTATTCTCATCCCCATCTCGCGAGGAATCCCTGTCCCCAAAAAGATCCTCATCCCCCGTTTATAGATGTACCAAAAACCTTCTCCTCATTCCCCATTTCTCGTTCCCGACTAGGAATCATCATTTATTGAGGTTTAAGCACACAAGATTCCAGTTGATTCTCACTTGTTGAAAGCTATATCCAAAACTTGTGTTAGAGCTCTTTCCTAAAATTTGCTCATAACAAAAATTTTTTTCCTAATCATTCGATTTCGATTCTTTTTGGGAGTCAAAGCTCTTTCATCAACTATTTTAATCACAACTGCATTTTCATTTCAAATCCTGGTTGAATGGTTAGCTAGCTAATTCAATACCTTAACCACCCTAACCACATGCTTAGTCGACTAAGAAAGAACGAATTTTTCAATGACAATCGTGAAGGGTGTAGGACATTAAATACCTTAAAGCTTTCCAAGGAGAAATCTCTAACGATATCTTCAATTAGTTGAGATCACCAAAAAAGAGTATATAGCCTCGTCATCAACCCATTGTTGAAGCAAAAGAAAGAGCTCCACCATTATTTTGAGTATCCTACGGCAAGTGAAAATTTGATACAATTAGTTGTAACATCATTATTTTGATCAGCAAAAGTCAGAAAGTTGCCTATGCAATCTTCATTCCTCCACAAGCATTGAAAGAAATCAGTACATAAATTCCAATAATGATTCTCATTCAGGGACCAAAATTCTAAACATATACAGGCTAAAAGACCAGCATATATTTATGTCGTTGTCAACTTGTTTTTGCATATGAAATAGTTACTTCtataggtaaattacatacatgaTCCCTTAACTTTGgccttactttctttatggGTATGGCCCCTCAACTTGAAAACCAGGCACAAAAATACTTAAACTTTACCACTTACAAACATAAAATCCCTTGTAAAAGTAAAGGATCGCAAAATGACTTTTAAGTGTGTTGAAATGCCAAAAGTATGTCCAATTTAGAACAAATAATGAATACCACTGTGAGAATATAACCCAATTTATGGAATTCAAGAAATAGATATCAAAATCTCCAATTCATTAAAAAGAAGAGAGACTTATTAAGAATCATATAGTCAGGTTCAACAAGTAAAGAATTGGAACATAGAGAACAATTTACAAGCTTGAAACCTCTAAACCTCTAATGCATTCACCATTCACGAGAAAAAGAATGAAAACCAGCATCACAAATGCAAAAGGCCATTTTCATCCAAAGACGAAAAATTTGATTATGTCCCGTAGCTAATTAGTGAATGCAAAACTGTTATTTCCATTAACTTGTAGATATAATTCTCAATCAAGCAAACGTACCTGGTTCTCGTTGGTCTTCTCTCATCAAAGATTGAAATGTCTCCTTTCCTACTGAGGCAAGCCAGCTTCAACTTCGTCCCACCGGCTAACATTCCACGTAAATCTCTCCTTCATTTTCCCGACAAGCTCTTTCGCCTCTTGCACCTTCCCAACACGAGCAAGGCCATTCACCAGAGGTTCCATAGTCCCATAATTTGGAACCCATCCCTTCTCCACACTCTCTTGACAAAGTAAAAGTGCAGTCTCAAAATCCTCACCTTCACACAAGTAATGCACCAAAGTAAAATAACATTGAGCATCTGGTTTGCAACCGCTATTCAGCATGCTTCTAAACAATCTTTGTGCTTCCTCTAAATTTCCTTCTAAGCAAAATCCGAAAATCAAATGAGAAAAGGTATTAATATTTGGCTTCATTCCCCTAGATATCATCCCATCAAGTAAAGCTTTCGCCTCTGTAGACCTCTTGAGCTTACATAAACTCTTAATCCTAATGTTACAAGTGGCTACACTCTGCCCGATTCTATACTTCTCCTTCATCATTTCCAAGACTTTACCaacatcttcttccttctcctccATATAAAACCCAGAAAGTAAGTACTGAAAAGTGGTAGCATTTGGCTTCACCCCTTTCCTATCCATTTCTGCTAAAACAGAATAACATGAACTAGAACTACCAGACTCACAGAATGCTTTAGCAACATTATTATAAGTTTGCAAATTTGGCTCAATATTGTAAAGTTTGGGGAATTCAAGATAAATCCTATTCACCTCCTTAAAATCTTTAGCTAAAATGAAAGCAAAAATCAAAGCATTCAAAGCCTTAACCGATCCAGTAGAAGAACTATTACCGACTATATCAGCATGATACTCTGTGAAAACACGAAGAGCATCATCGATCATACCAGCCTGACCGTACAGAATGATGGCGTGAGCAGCAAATCGTTCGGAGGATCGGAGATCAGGCCGAGACGATCGGAATTCGTCAATGAACTGTTTAATATAGGAAAAATTGTTGGATTTGGAGAGTTTGGAGATGGCCATGGAGAAGACGATTCGATCCAGGTGAGTTTCCGGTATGAGAGTAGCTTCCTGGCAGATTTCGACGATCTTTTCAGGGTTATTCTCGAATTTAAGAAGAGAAAACGCAGCTTTTGTTTTCTCCTTGGAGGAGAGTGGAGTTGTGGAGTTCGGAGagaggattgagtagaagtggCGATTGCTTCTAACGAGAGATTGGATACGGTGACGAAGTAGAGAAGCCATTTTCAGATTGAGTTCTCTCTCTCTGTTTTCTTCTCAGTGATTTTGAATTCTAGGGTTTTGGAGCGGAGATGATGATTAtccaaaaagaagaagaaaagagaggGTTTTGGCTGAATCAGGTGCGGTCGATAGTAATTACTTATGATCTGTATATAATATATCAACGGTGTCGATCTAATCAATACCTTTCAGTGCTTCCAATTAATTATTTATCATATTGGAAttgttttctaaataatatagaATATCAAATGAAATtataagaaaattacaataaattctTAAACCTTTCATGGAATAGGAAGCATAAATAGAGTGAGTTGGAGGTTTGATCAGATcagttttcataaaaaaaaaaaataataataataataactgtAATTAGTTACAGTCTCTTAGGATATAACAGAAGGGAAAAGCTATCCGGATAGAATTTATCCGGATAGAAgggatagaaaaaaaaaatcctaccAAAATAcccttttgaaatatttttattttgtttgtttttatattCTATTAATGATTCAATACTACTACTACATTAAATACTATTTTAGTTTGTGAGTTTCCATGACTACAAATATATAAACGAAaatccaattttattttatgaagggtaattatgatattttaactCATTCTATCCATTCTATCCCCATTTTTTCTATCCATTTAGCAGTGTCCAGAACAGAAACGTTGTCAAACTCTCTTATATGCAAAAGGTAATcacaaagaaaaacaaaacaaaaaaacaaagaattcagacattttgataaaaaccgataaatgaaaaaaatggcTGAAGCTTTTAAATTTGTCTGTAGTatcatatttgatttttaatcattaattCTCGATAATAGCTCCATCTTACTTATGGGATAAATTGCATTTATGGTCCTTAAGAGTTTACTTTCTTTTGACCCCTTATCGTTAAAAACGGATATAAGAATTGCAAAAGAAATACCATTACTGTTAAAAAAggttagaaaaaaataaaattaaattatggccctgtttggtaaaaagcgttttgggataaaaatagcggttttgaccaattttagaggtttgaccactgaaaccgctaattggagtgttttgtggagagaggtttgggagagagttttgagatgaaaacgctaatttagaaaaaactcttaaaatgagctttttccattagcgttttgcaatattaaaattaatggacttctttaaccctaatagatagactccctcttctcctgcgccaaaattaatgcccttattcgtctttttgcacaaaccgctattatcaatcaggtaatttttaccaaacaggtatacacaaacagctaattaaatcagctagtcaaatcaactaatgtaatcagctaacagctaacagctaattcccaaacagggcctatgTTGAATGTCTTTTGTGAGTATGAAAGGTTTAATGCCCCTCCCAACGTATGCATAATGGTCATATTTAACCCCAACGTTTCAAGTAAAGTGTAGATTGAGCCTAACGTATGAAACGGTGCAAATTTAATTCTAAAgttttcaagcaaaatcaattttagtgCTGCTCTATCGAAATTTTAAAAAGACTAGTTTGACTATAAGTTAACTGTCACATGGgaccttccaaacaagtttgtcgataaattgaaccAGTGcatttttttgtaactatattaataacacataaaatattttagacagtttgaccaaaaaaaataactaaCTTATATATAGCAGATTTAGGTTTAGCATTTTAAccaaatttttataattttgttgataatacactaaatatgttagatataattgatatttggaaggtctgaagtgacagttaaataccagaaaaatcaattttttctatttttcgatAACATGTGGccaaaattgatcttacttggaaaCGTTAGGATTATATTTGTATTATTTATACGTTaaggctaaatctgcacttcctttaaaatgttagggttaaatttgatcTAAATCACCTGAAAGTACAAGAACAAATGTCTAATTAATGCACCATAAATTAAAGTTGCAAAATGTCTTACATGTACCTGACATTCGGATGAACCTGGTTTAAGAAAGCCTACTTAGCACTCACATCTTTAAGATGGTTTTTGAAGCTGAAAAGTTTATTTTGTCTAAGGATGGAATGTATGTGGGTAAATGTTATATATCCAATGGATTGTAGAAATTTAATGCAATTTCTTGTTAGTCCAATgcaatgacttttttttttttagtttcggAATGCAATGACTATTAATAAGAACAATGTTCTTCTACTTATATCATTGAGTCATTTAATTTATGGCACAGTAGACTTGGATATGTTAATTATgacactttacgtaaattaattaatttagaacATATCACTTCATTCTAAATTGATTATGAACATAATGTGAAATTTGTGTTGAGACAAATTTAACAAGGTCGTTATTCCATACTgtggaaagaaataaaaaaccgCTTGATCTTATACATTATGATATTTGTGACTTAAAATTTATTCAAACTAGATGAAgtaataaatattttcttgCTTTCATTGATGATACTACAAAATATTGTTATGTATATTTGCTTAAAAGCAAAGTCGATGTTATTGATAAATTTGTTCTTTATAAGTAGGAAGTAGAAaaccaatttaataaaaatattgaagTGGTTAGAAGTGATCATGGTGATAAATATGTTGAACCATTTAACAAGTTTTGCTCATAACATGGAATTATTCACGAGGTAACATCACCATACTTGTTATCGTCGTAATCTACAGCTTCTtcggatttaattttttttatttcatatcaTTTTTCTAGAATTAATAATAATtcatacaattttcatcattttaCGTTTCTAAGTCATTTTCATGTATTTCCAGGTGTTTTCACAATGTTTTATCTATATTACCAAAGTCGAGAGACGACACGATAATTTGGTGTCAAACGACACCATTTTAAGTAAAGTTCAAGGTACCTTGGGAAGGAGCATCACCACCTCATGGAGGTGAAAATAGTTGGGACTTTGATCCCAACTCACCCTGCACCTTGGTGAGGTGCATCGCCACCTCGCCGAGGTAAAGATAGTTGGGACAAAAGCCCCAACCCATCCCTGCACCTCGACGAGGTGCTTGCAAAAATTATCCATAAATATTTCATGTTCCTATATGGTTTCAACACTGACTCGCAAACTTTTTGGTGTATAATTGTTGTCATCCATAAATGTGACTGTTTGGCAGTTGGGGGATAGTTGTAGACTTGGGTTTTGGGAGTATATGTGACTTTCCACTATTAAAGGAGGCTTAGGGATACATTCAAAGAGACACCAAACTTAGACTTAAACTATTTCTCCCTCTGTATTTTTAGTTTactgtttcttttctttaagaatcGGCAGTTTATATGTTGTTATCGTTTCTGTTATTAAGTGTTATTTGTACAAGAATTCATCCAATAAAAATAAGCTTTTCACTTTATTGAAGGAGTTCCGTTCGGCAATCGTCATTACGATTTCTTCTAATCCTTGTTTTacttttattactatgaacttCATTGTCTATCTTTCTAAGGTtggttttaatctaatcatgggctaaaactttcttaactaaggctaaaagcggatATTAACCTTAATTATAAAGTAATCACGTTAACCTAATCAAAATATGTTTATCCATTTGAAAACTAatttatgattcttaatgcttgttggAGATGGACCAAATCCCAACTCgaatataattaatcatttatatggaatgtgattaaattgattaatcgaaatccATAAGTaagacctaatgaccatttagtgtggcttattgggtTTTCAAGATTTTTTATGAATCTTAATACTATCTTTGATTTATTACTTTAGCGGAACCAGGGTAAAGTAATAAATCAGAGGTTAAGAACtgagaaaacttaatgcttatttggattaattactttagTTGGACCAATGTAaagtaattaatcaaaagtttagaactaataaATGGAGAGGTTTTTttaatcttaagtaatcactttagtcGGACCAAAGTAAAGCAGTTAACAAAGGTTTAGATCTAAGAAACTTAATgtttctttggattaattatttTAGTCGGGCCAAGGTAAAGTAATTAATCGGAAGTTTAGAACCAATAACTCAAGAAtgtattagttaataagaaaaatcattaactcaaaaaggataaaacaacttgaAAAAGGTTAAATGTTATTACTAAgaaaagaggttaagtgaagctaaaagccttagtttcttcTATCATAAGTAATCTTATCAACTCTGTAATTTTCATTTCACTTGTTAAAGTAATTCTTAATTTGGTTACCTAACAAACTCTGcattttgattgtttaaataatagtaaATAAGCAAAAAGATTAATAATTACGGTCGTCCTCCTCATGGGAACGATACTATACTTTGACTTTATTACTTGATGCACGATAAAGGTGCACATGCCTTCACATAGTTTGGTTTAAGTCTGACGAGAATAATATTATAGTACTAgcaattgatttatttttcaagtCGACCCatttactatctattatttgaTTGACCAATCCTTTATATTGAAATGGGTGAAAAGTCAAATGTTTTGGCAATTCCTCCTCGGGGGATGAATCGAGATATTTTTGAATCATAGCTCGAGATTTTTGTTAATCCCTCGTTGTAATAATATCTCGAGTTTTACTACAATTACATGAAATGCGGTTGGATAACATCCTTTTTCGATTGGGTATGGCGTCAACTATTCCTCGAGCCCGCCAATTAGTTAATCATATACATATTTTAGCTAATGGTCATATAATATATATCCCAACTCCTCAATCGAATGGAATAGTGAAGCGCAAGAATCGTACCTAAAGGAAACGATGAACGTAATGTTAAACAGCTCTGAGTTGCCACATAACATGTGGGGGGAAGTTGTTTCATCCGCTAATTACCTTTTAAATAAAGTTTCATCAGACAAAACACCACATGAGTTATGTAAAGGAAGAAAATCTTCCTATAATTATTAGAAAGTGTGGAGGTGTCTTGCTAAGGTAATGGCTCTATTaccaaagaaaatgaaaattagTCTAAAGATCATGGTCGGTCCTGCTATTTTATGGTCCTAGGAGAAATAAGAGATAATGggcttttaattaaaaaaaattgtacttaaaaggttaaaattataatttttggccaattttaagtctaaaatatcatattatttggtaCTCTTTAGGCGTGAATGAgtattataattacatttataataaaaaaaaatattatagacatagtaaaaaaaaattaggctcCTTTTGGCACTGGGTTCTGGGCAGTTGCACTATTGCCTATGCCTAGGGCTGACCCTACGAAAGATAGTGGATTATATTTTCATTGATTATGCACTTCATAGTAATGCATATTGATTACTTGTTTATGAATCCGAAAATCCTAAGATTCATAATAACATTATCATGGAATTTAAGAATGCTTCATTCTTTGAAAACGTATTTCCATACAAGAGAAATGAGGGTAGACCTGGACTCAAATAAACTCTAAAAACAGTTGATGAAAACATTTAAGACCTTCAACAAGAAGTTGAGGAAGAGGCAGAGCCTAGAATGAGTAAATTTGGACAGGAGTGGGTGTTACCACCCCCGAATCGTGGGGATCCCCACCCTGCCCCCGAAAACCGCTTGTGGTTACCCCCGAAAAATCCCTGAAAAAAACACCATAAGCTAATATTATAtagagaataattaaaatttgaagttcaattaaaatttaatagtttgttgtttttctttggTTGGATATGTAAAATCTTTTTAAAAAGAATGAACCTGAAGTGAATCGAACACGCAACCTTCTGATCTGGAGTCAGACACGCTACCATTGCGCCACAAATCCTAATGAAAGTTAAAGTAGTTGTACAAGACTATATCGAAGTGTTTATAAAATGTTGTGTAAAAAATGTTTTTATGAAATAGTACGAGTACATGTAAAGTTGATTAATTACTGGAAGTTATAAATTTTATTCTGAGAAAGTGTAAATTTATCCTTAACGTACGAACTtatgtaattttaattttaatttttttaaataagatcaactttatctcaataaaataatttaaatagatTATTTCTTACTATTTGATAACATTAGGTAAGGATAAATTTGATTTTCCTTTACAAAATTAGAAGTTAAAGTGTACCATTTCATATAGGGTGAAGTCCAAAAAAAATCCATGTGTTTTCACGTATTGTCAAACTGtaacttgaaaaaaaaattattcaaaaggtgactgagctttttcgttttgctaaaaacAATGATCTTTTAGcttgacactataaaaataaccgttaacgacctcaaaatggaaaattacaagaattaaagttgtttagtaccatATTTACTAGTGTTCGAGTTTGTGAAGAAAAGAATATATGAAGTCCCTACATTATCCAATCAAATGACAATAAATGAGCTTATACAAATGTTAATGGATCACTATGGagtgggttgacaagtgtcCTCGAGATATTCCATTTGATGTTGGCTACGGGAGGAAGAAGGTTTTGGATAGTATCCGGTTAACTAAGTGAGAGATAGAGAAGTCTGAGGATGGTCAACTCAAAGCAAATGTATGATTT
The sequence above is drawn from the Euphorbia lathyris chromosome 6, ddEupLath1.1, whole genome shotgun sequence genome and encodes:
- the LOC136232598 gene encoding small ribosomal subunit protein mS86 (rPPR1)-like: MASLLRHRIQSLVRSNRHFYSILSPNSTTPLSSKEKTKAAFSLLKFENNPEKIVEICQEATLIPETHLDRIVFSMAISKLSKSNNFSYIKQFIDEFRSSRPDLRSSERFAAHAIILYGQAGMIDDALRVFTEYHADIVGNSSSTGSVKALNALIFAFILAKDFKEVNRIYLEFPKLYNIEPNLQTYNNVAKAFCESGSSSSCYSVLAEMDRKGVKPNATTFQYLLSGFYMEEKEEDVGKVLEMMKEKYRIGQSVATCNIRIKSLCKLKRSTEAKALLDGMISRGMKPNINTFSHLIFGFCLEGNLEEAQRLFRSMLNSGCKPDAQCYFTLVHYLCEGEDFETALLLCQESVEKGWVPNYGTMEPLVNGLARVGKVQEAKELVGKMKERFTWNVSRWDEVEAGLPQ